One window of Pelobates fuscus isolate aPelFus1 chromosome 9, aPelFus1.pri, whole genome shotgun sequence genomic DNA carries:
- the HSD17B10 gene encoding 3-hydroxyacyl-CoA dehydrogenase type-2, whose product MANLRSLKGLVGIVTGGASGLGRATVERLVRQGASAVIVDLPKSEGSSVAQSLGDKCAFAPTDVTSEADVKNALQLAQSKFGRVDILVNCAGIAVAFKTYNANKQLPHSLEDFHRVVNVNICGTFNAIRLAAGEMAKNEPNEDGHRGVIVNTASVAAFDGQVGQAAYSASKGGIVGMTLPIARDLAPIGIRVMTIAPGLFATPLLAGLPEKVRSFLAKQVPFPSRLGDPAEYAHLVQAIVENPLLNGEVIRLDGALRMMP is encoded by the exons GGCCTGGTTGGCATAGTCACTGGAGGAGCCTCTGGTCTTGGTCGTGCCACTGTAGAGCGGTTGGTGCGCCAGGGAGCCAGCGCTGTTATCGTAGATTTGCCCAAGTCCGAAGGAAGCAGTGTGGCTCAGTCTTTGGGGGATAAGTGTGCCTTTGCTCCAACTGAC GTGACCTCTGAGGCTGATGTGAAGAACGCATTGCAGTTGGCGCAATCAAAGTTTGGACGTGTTGATATTCTGGTTAACTGCGCTGGGATTGCTGTTGCATTTAAGACATACAATGCAAACAAACAGCTTCCCCACAGTTTGGAGGATTTCCACAGAGTTGTAAAT GTGAACATCTGCGGGACTTTTAATGCTATCCGCCTCGCTGCTGGTGAAATGGCAAAGAATGAACCCAATGAGGATGGGCACAGAGGGGTGATTGTTAACACGGCCAGTGTGGCTGCCTTTGACGGACAG GTGGGACAAGCGGCATATTCAGCCTCCAAAGGAGGGATTGTAGGGATGACGCTCCCTATTGCACGTGATCTGGCTCCTATTGGGATCAGAGTAATGACCATTGCTCCAG GTTTATTTGCAACACCTCTTCTTGCTGGACTTCCTGAGAAAGTGAGGTCATTCTTGGCAAAGCAAGTACCTTTTCCCAGCAGGTTAGGGGACCCAGCAGAGTATGCCCATCTGGTACAGGCCATTGTTGAGAACCCTCTGCTTAATGGTGAAGTTATTCGACTTGATGGTGCCCTTCGTATGATGCCTTAA